Proteins from a genomic interval of Medicago truncatula cultivar Jemalong A17 chromosome 3, MtrunA17r5.0-ANR, whole genome shotgun sequence:
- the LOC11427827 gene encoding uncharacterized protein isoform X1 gives MALSLRVTSVWSPFVQLSSTASSGFSLSLSQSCSVSKPSFHLKLNTRRKYSYQTRFVIRAARIESKSVTLGFRAPQFQLSEPLTGKVWTLEDFEAHPALLVMFVCNHCPFVIHLKKVIVKLTEFYMKKGLAVVAISSNSVATHPQDGPEYMAEDAKLFGYPFPYLYDESQDVARDFGAVCTPEFYLFKKDGRRPFELVYHGQFDDSRPSNNNIPVTGRDLSLAIDRVLSGQPVPSEQKPSVGCSIKWHP, from the exons ATGGCACTAAGCCTGAGAGTGACTTCTGTTTGGTCACCATTTGTTCAGTTATCTTCTACTGCCTCTTCTGGATTCTCACTCTCACTCTCCCAATCATGCTCTGTTTCCAAACCGAGTTTTCATCTCAAACTCAATACTAGAAGAAAGTACTCGTACCAAACAAGGTTCGTGATTAGAGCTGCTAGAATTGAGTCCAAAAGTGTCACCTTGGGTTTCAGAGCCCCTCAATTTCAG CTTTCAGAGCCTCTGACTGGAAAGGTCTGGAcattggaagattttgaggctCATCCAGCTCTATTG GTTATGTTTGTATGCAACCACTGTCCATTTGTTATACACCTGAAAAAAGTCATCGTAAAGCTTACTGAATTCTATATGAAG AAAGGACTTGCTGTCGTTGCTATATCTTCAAATTCCGTAGCCACACACCCCCAG GATGGACCAGAATATATGGCAGAAGATGCTAAATTGTTTGGTTATCCTTTTCCATACCTATATGACGAG TCACAAGATGTTGCACGGGATTTTGGAGCAGTTTGTACACCagaattttatctttttaaaaag GATGGTCGAAGGCCGTTTGAGCTGGTTTATCACGGTCAGTTTGATGATTCTAGGCCAAGTAATAATAACATACCAGTAACTGGAAG aGACTTGAGCTTGGCAATAGATCGTGTTCTGAGTGGACAGCCGGTACCATCAGAGCAAAAACCTAG TGTTGGATGCAGCATAAAGTGGCACCCATGA
- the LOC11427827 gene encoding uncharacterized protein isoform X2, with protein MTQLNLSEPLTGKVWTLEDFEAHPALLVMFVCNHCPFVIHLKKVIVKLTEFYMKKGLAVVAISSNSVATHPQDGPEYMAEDAKLFGYPFPYLYDESQDVARDFGAVCTPEFYLFKKDGRRPFELVYHGQFDDSRPSNNNIPVTGRDLSLAIDRVLSGQPVPSEQKPSVGCSIKWHP; from the exons ATGACACAATTAAAT CTTTCAGAGCCTCTGACTGGAAAGGTCTGGAcattggaagattttgaggctCATCCAGCTCTATTG GTTATGTTTGTATGCAACCACTGTCCATTTGTTATACACCTGAAAAAAGTCATCGTAAAGCTTACTGAATTCTATATGAAG AAAGGACTTGCTGTCGTTGCTATATCTTCAAATTCCGTAGCCACACACCCCCAG GATGGACCAGAATATATGGCAGAAGATGCTAAATTGTTTGGTTATCCTTTTCCATACCTATATGACGAG TCACAAGATGTTGCACGGGATTTTGGAGCAGTTTGTACACCagaattttatctttttaaaaag GATGGTCGAAGGCCGTTTGAGCTGGTTTATCACGGTCAGTTTGATGATTCTAGGCCAAGTAATAATAACATACCAGTAACTGGAAG aGACTTGAGCTTGGCAATAGATCGTGTTCTGAGTGGACAGCCGGTACCATCAGAGCAAAAACCTAG TGTTGGATGCAGCATAAAGTGGCACCCATGA
- the LOC11427827 gene encoding uncharacterized protein isoform X3 produces MFVCNHCPFVIHLKKVIVKLTEFYMKKGLAVVAISSNSVATHPQDGPEYMAEDAKLFGYPFPYLYDESQDVARDFGAVCTPEFYLFKKDGRRPFELVYHGQFDDSRPSNNNIPVTGRDLSLAIDRVLSGQPVPSEQKPSVGCSIKWHP; encoded by the exons ATGTTTGTATGCAACCACTGTCCATTTGTTATACACCTGAAAAAAGTCATCGTAAAGCTTACTGAATTCTATATGAAG AAAGGACTTGCTGTCGTTGCTATATCTTCAAATTCCGTAGCCACACACCCCCAG GATGGACCAGAATATATGGCAGAAGATGCTAAATTGTTTGGTTATCCTTTTCCATACCTATATGACGAG TCACAAGATGTTGCACGGGATTTTGGAGCAGTTTGTACACCagaattttatctttttaaaaag GATGGTCGAAGGCCGTTTGAGCTGGTTTATCACGGTCAGTTTGATGATTCTAGGCCAAGTAATAATAACATACCAGTAACTGGAAG aGACTTGAGCTTGGCAATAGATCGTGTTCTGAGTGGACAGCCGGTACCATCAGAGCAAAAACCTAG TGTTGGATGCAGCATAAAGTGGCACCCATGA
- the LOC11427826 gene encoding LRR receptor-like serine/threonine-protein kinase RCH1 encodes MSNNALNFLILFLTISLFPFISSLNQEGLSLLSWLSTFNSSNSVPTTTFSSWDPTHKNPCRWDYIKCSAAEFVEEIVITSIDLHSGFPTQFLSFNHLTTLVISNGNLTGEIPSSVGNLSSLVTLDLSYNTLTGTIPKEIGKLSELRWLSLNSNSLHGGIPTTIGNCSKLQQLALFDNQLSGMIPGEIGQLKALESLRAGGNQGIFGEIPMQISDCKALVFLGLAVTGISGEIPASIGELQNLKTLSVYTAHLTGQIPLEIQNCSSLEDLFLYENHLSGNILYELGSMQSLKRVLLWQNNFTGTIPESLGNCTNLKVIDFSLNSLVGQLPLSLSNLLSLEELLVSDNNIYGEIPSYIGNFSMLNQLELDNNKFTGEIPRVMGNLKELTLFYAWQNQLHGSIPTELSNCEKLEAVDLSHNFLTGPIPNSLFHLQNLTQLLLISNRLSGQIPPDIGRCTSLIRLRLGSNNFTGQIPQEIGLLRSLSFLELSDNNLSENIPYEIGNCAHLEMLDLHKNELQGTIPSSLKLLVDLNVLDLSSNRITGSIPKSFGELTSLNKLILSGNLITGLIPQSLGLCKDLQLLDFSNNKLIGSIPNEIGYLQGLDILLNLSWNSLTGPIPKTFSNLSKLSILDLSYNKLTGTLIVLGNLDNLVSLNVSYNRFSGTLPDTKFFQDLPSAAFAGNPDLCINKCHTSGNLQGNKSIRNIIIYTFLGIILTSAVVTCGVILALRIQGDNYYGSNSFEEVEMEWSFTPFQKLNFNINDIVTKLSDSNIVGKGVSGVVYRVETPTKQLIAVKKLWPVKNEEPPERDLFTAEVQTLGSIRHKNIVRLLGCCDNGRTKMLLFDYICNGSLFGLLHEKRMFLDWDARYKIILGTAHGLEYLHHDCIPPIVHRDVKANNILVGQQFEAFLADFGLAKLVISSECARASHVVAGSYGYIAPEYGYSLRITEKSDVYSYGVVLLEMLTGMEPTDNRIPEGAHIVTWVISEIREKKKEFTSIIDQQLLLQCGTKTPEMLQVLGVALLCVNPSPEERPTMKDVTAMLKEIRHENDDLDKPNKGMVITNPKAAVHCSSFSRSCELLIESSSSS; translated from the exons ATGTCAAACAATGCATTAAATTTTCTTATCTTGTTTCTCACTATCTCCTTGTTTCCATTCATTTCTTCTCTAAACCAAGAAGGTCTCTCTCTACTTTCATGGCTTTCAACTTTCAACTCCTCAAATTCTGTCCCTACCACTACTTTCTCATCATGGGATCCAACTCACAAAAATCCTTGCAGATGGGATTATATAAAATGTTCTGCAGCAGAGTTTGTTGAAGAGATCGTAATAACATCGATCGATCTTCATAGCGGATTCCCTACACAGTTTCTTTCTTTTAACCACCTTACAACTCTTGTCATCTCAAATGGAAATCTCACAGGTGAGATTCCAAGTTCAGTTGGAAACTTGTCATCTCTAGTTACTCTTGATCTTAGCTACAATACTTTAACAGGAACTATACCAAAAGAAATAGGAAAGTTATCTGAGCTGAGATGGTTATCTTTGAATTCGAATTCGTTACACGGTGGAATTCCAACCACAATTGGCAACTGTTCAAAGCTTCAGCAGCTAGCACTGTTTGACAATCAGCTTTCTGGTATGATTCCGGGAGAGATAGGACAACTGAAGGCTCTTGAATCGCTGCGAGCCGGCGGAAACCAAGGTATTTTCGGCGAAATTCCAATGCAGATATCAGATTGTAAGGCTTTAGTTTTTCTTGGACTTGCAGTTACTGGAATTTCTGGTGAGATTCCAGCAAGCATAGGGGAGCTTCAAAATCTCAAGACGCTTTCAGTCTACACAGCTCATCTCACAGGTCAAATTCCACTGGAGATTCAAAACTGTTCTTCTTTGGAAGATTTGTTTCTGTATGAAAATCACCTTTCTGGAAACATTCTATATGAATTAGGTTCCATGCAAAGCCTCAAGAGAGTGTTGCTGTGGCAGAACAATTTCACTGGAACCATTCCAGAAAGTCTTGGAAACTGTACAAATCTAAAGGttattgatttttctttgaattctctGGTTGGTCAGTTACCTTTGTCTCTCAGTAATCTACTCTCATTGGAGGAACTTCTTGTGTCTGATAATAACATTTATGGAGAAATACCTTCATATATTGGAAATTTTTCCATGCTGAATCAACTTGAATTAGATAATAACAAATTCACTGGAGAGATTCCACGTGTTATGGGGAACTTGAAGGAACTCACTCTCTTCTATGCTTGGCAGAATCAACTTCATGGAAGTATACCAACAGAATTATCTAACTGTGAGAAACTTGAAGCAGTTGATCTTTCACACAACTTCCTCACTGGTCCAATTCCAAATTCTCTCTTTCATCTACAGAATTTAACTCAGTTGTTGCTGATATCAAACAGGCTTTCAGGCCAAATTCCACCGGATATCGGCAGGTGCACCAGCTTGATCAGGTTAAGACTTGGATCAAACAACTTTACTGGTCAAATTCCCCAAGAAATAGGCCTTTTAAGAAGTTTGAGCTTTCTAGAGTTGTCAGATAATAACCTTAGTGAAAATATTCCTTATGAGATAGGTAACTGTGCTCATTTAGAAATGCTTGACTTGCATAAAAATGAGCTTCAAGGAACCATTCCTTCCTCATTAAAGTTATTAGTTGATCTTAATGTGTTGGATCTTTCTTCAAACAGAATCACCGGAAGCATTCCCAAGAGTTTTGGTGAGCTTACATCGCTAAATAAGTTGATTTTAAGTGGAAACCTTATCACCGGTTTGATCCCTCAGTCATTGGGGCTATGCAAGGATTTGCAGTTGTTGGATTTTAGTAACAATAAGCTCATAGGTTCTATTCCCAATGAGATTGGTTACTTGCAAGGATTGGATATTCTTTTGAACTTGAGTTGGAATTCTCTTACTGGTCCCATTCCAAAGACTTTTTCAAATCTCTCAAAACTTTCAATCTTGGACCTATCTTACAACAAGCTCACAGGTACTCTCATAGTACTTGGTAATCTTGACAATCTTGTGTCTCTAAATGTTTCTTACAATAGATTTTCTGGTACTCTTCCTGACACAAAATTCTTCCAAGATCTACCTTCTGCTGCATTTGCCGGTAACCCTGACCTTTGCATTAACAAGTGTCATACAAGTGGAAATCTCCAAGGAAACAAGTCAATAAGAAATATTATTATCTACACTTTCCTTGGTATTATCTTAACTTCTGCTGTTGTCACTTGTGGAGTTATTTTAGCATTAAGGATTCAAGGGGACAATTATTATGGGAGCAATAGTTTTGAGGAAGTGGAAATGGAATGGTCTTTCACTCCATTCCAAAAGCTTAATTTCAACATCAATGACATTGTCACGAAGTTGTCGGATTCAAACATAGTCGGAAAGGGCGTCTCGGGCGTTGTTTATCGTGTAGAGACTCCaacaaaacagcttattgcaGTTAAGAAGCTATGGCCAGTAAAGAATGAAGAACCACCTGAGAGAGATTTGTTTACAGCAGAAGTTCAGACGCTTGGATCGATACGGCATAAGAATATAGTGAGACTTTTAGGATGCTGTGACAACGGAAGAACTAAAATGCTCTTGTTTGATTACATATGCAATGGTAGTTTGTTTGGATTGCTCCATGAAAAGAGAATGTTCTTGGATTGGGATGCAAGGTATAAGATCATACTTGGAACAGCTCATGGTTTAGAATATCTTCATCATGACTGTATCCCTCCAATCGTCCATCGCGACGTTAAGGCTAACAACATCTTGGTAGGTCAACAGTTTGAAGCTTTTCTTGCAGATTTTGGCCTTGCAAAATTGGTCATTTCCTCAGAGTGTGCAAGAGCCTCGCACGTAGTTGCAGGTTCATATGGATACATAGCTCCTG AATATGGATACAGTTTAAGGATCACAGAGAAGAGTGATGTGTACAGCTATGGTGTTGTGCTCCTTGAGATGTTAACTGGAATGGAACCAACTGATAACAGGATTCCAGAGGGTGCTCACATTGTAACATGGGTTATCAGCGAAAtcagagagaagaaaaaagaattcaCATCTATTATTGATCAGCAATTATTATTACAGTGTGGAACAAAAACACCAGAGATGCTTCAAGTGCTAGGTGTAGCTCTTCTCTGTGTGAATCCATCACCAGAAGAAAGACCTACGATGAAAGATGTAACAGCAATGCTCAAAGAGATTAGGCATGAAAATGATGATTTGGATAAACCAAATAAAGGCATGGTTATTACCAATCCAAAAGCAGCAGTTCATTGTTCCAGTTTCTCAAGATCATGTGAACTTTTGatagaatcatcatcatcttcatag
- the LOC120579613 gene encoding uncharacterized protein, translating to MPQTQQPDGQPQLDPPADPNLPDFDYTLRDIFDPNVKILVDRHARYVISTFSGAFMPNRLATESITAVIEARYQKPWLSWGDIISEGKKMDNNKPRDEFWNTFKEKCTWKKDEDGEISKAFDTACSTRLSSMLSVARKNRGPEDENRPKWIGVGTWLELCKKWNTPKYQKKCAKNAANRKSERAATNTHSGGSVNAGTSTFRYEAQHGRLPTLLETFDYFHFKDGLPRDDISKSIHKTMTEFTEAFQSQQDSLPPSDRYDSITASGIIMNKFIETVGGKNKGRIVGAGSNSKLYQKDSSGKFIDTCLNSFERTGRSTRRHDDPIYTEVEQLRAENALLKAQQEELVKSQQEMKSQVVELVQLQRTMLEQQRRSRGDTSQPDPYDHAITPQYDDLGV from the exons ATGCCACAGACTCAGCAGCCCGATGGACAACCGCAGTTAGATCCGCCTGCTGATCCTAATCTTCCGGACTTCGATTATACACTTCGAGACATCTTTGATCCTAATGTGAAGATTTTAGTTGATCGACATGCCCGATATGTCATTAGCACCTTTTCTGGCGC GTTTATGCCTAATAGGTTGGCTACGGAGTCAATAACAGCAGTGATTGAAGCTAGATATCAGAAACCATGGCTATCATGGGGTGACATTATTAGTGAAGGCAAGAAAATGGATAACAACAAGCCAAGGGATGAATTTTGGAATACGTTCAAA GAGAAATGCACTTGGAAGAAAGATGAGGATGGTGAAATTAGTAAAGCTTTTGACACTGCATGCTCCACGCGCCTCTCAAGCATGCTTTCTGTTGCGCGCAAGAACCGTGGACCGGAAGATGAAAATCGTCCAAAATGGATTGGCGTCGGCACATGGCTTGAGTTGTGTAAGAAGTGGAATACACCGAAATACCAAAAGAAGTGTGCAAAGAATGCAGCTAACAGAAAGTCAGAGAGGGCAGCTACCAACACACACTCAGGGGGGTCTGTAAATGCTGGCACATCTACATTCAGATACGAAGCACAACATGGACGACTTCCAACCTTATTGGAGActtttgattattttcattttaaagatGGATTGCCTCGTGATGATATATCGAAAAGCATACAT AAGACCATGACAGAATTTACTGAAGCTTTTCAAAGTCAGCAGGATAGTCTTCCCCCTTCTGATCGATATGATTCTATCACTGCTAGTGGAATTATAATGAACAAATTCATAGAGACTGTGGGTGGGAAGAACAAGGGCCGTATTGTTGGTGCTGGTAGTAACTCTAAGTTATATCAGAAGGATTCATCTGGCAAATTCATAGATACTTGCCTTAACTCTTTTGAACGCACAGGTCGGTCAACTCGTAGACACGACGATCCCATTTATACTGAGGTTGAACAATTGAGGGCTGAGAATGCTTTATTGAAGGCACAACAAGAAGAACTTGTAAAGTCACAACAAGAAATGAAAAGTCAGGTAGTTGAATTGGTGCAATTGCAAAGAACCATGCTAGAGCAACAACGACGATCTCGTGGGGATACATCACAACCTGATCCATATGATCACGCGATAACACCGCAATATGATGATTTGGGGGTATGA
- the LOC11428179 gene encoding uncharacterized protein, which translates to MSSLPQSQISFRLEACTSSNKNTTNSTRPCITRLYNNKTHFINLVAKPMLLPNIKKQLKIGKWKVLSSDDGSGDVAPEFLPASPSPVHIVHEFYEAFNKKDTETLKQLLSPNCVYQDLLFYTAYEGQESIIKFWQSVMDAMGPNIHVFVEDVKESNHVMVTAFMHLVWKEKKLPFTNGCRFFTFEEVEGKFLISKITCMEEFPLKPGELVLKLLKGIGQILDSYPLAAAAMLDSHASKDGGNDMHLDFDIFGRKH; encoded by the exons ATGTCATCATTGCCCCAATCCCAAATCTCTTTTCGATTAGAAGCTTGCACAAGCTCAAACAAGAACACCACCAATAGTACACGACCATGTATTACACGTttatacaacaacaaaacacaTTTCATCAATCTTGTTGCCAAACCAATGTTGCTACCAAACATAAAGAAGCagttaaaaattggaaaatggaAAGTGCTTAGCAGCGACGATGGATCAGGCGATGTTGCCCCTGAATTTCTACCAGCAAGTCCTTCACCAGTGCACATTGTCCATGAATTCTACGAGGCTTTCAATAAAAAAGACACTGAAACATTGAAGCAATTGCTTTCTCCTAACTGTGTCTACCAGGATCTCCTCTTCTACACTGCCTATGAAGGCCAAGAG AGCATCATAAAGTTTTGGCAAAGCGTGATGGATGCAATGGGTCCAAATATTCACGTTTTCGTGGAAGATGTCAAGGAGAGTAACCATGTTATGGTCACTGCGTTTATGCACTTAG TgtggaaagaaaagaagttaCCCTTCACAAATGGATGCAGATTCTTTACGTTTGAAGAAGTTGAAGGGAAATTTCTTATTAG CAAAATAACATGCATGGAGGAATTTCCACTAAAACCTGGTGAACTAGTGCTG AAACTTCTAAAAGGAATTGGCCAAATATTGGATAGCTATCCACTAGCAGCAGCAG CGATGCTTGATTCCCATGCTTCAAAAGATGGGGGAAATGACATGCATTTGGATTTTGATATCTTTGGACGGAAACATTGA
- the LOC11416134 gene encoding dof zinc finger protein DOF1.2 — MFQQRHNNISSSELDQMLHMLSSPNSNIMPFPTTSMDKSNSKWKPHIEIAPNCPRCASSNTKFCYYNNYSLSQPRYFCKGCRRYWTKGGSLRNVPVGGGCRKNRRGKAVRNSQTDRLSANYGSADDEDHQQNQNNGSRDIDMAVVFAKFLNQNPNSTHHGDEELEIESEVNNNGLSSSSNNINNLSSTPESVETENDAVVQPHKPFDEVQNYGGEHELSLSGIEYDQFEGFLGVDEDVVQDVLWPDSNAMNMMMSSSSNNYTWQQPPPMMQMELPGELELEYSMPLPLPLNNENGTINSNSTTSVNLISESWNSWDSFDLSTMEVFSSSSRP, encoded by the coding sequence ATGTTCCAACAAAGACATAACAATATTAGTAGTAGCGAGCTAGATCAAATGTTACATATGTTATCTTCTCCTAATTCTAATATCATGCCATTCCCAACAACCTCAATGGACAAATCAAATTCAAAGTGGAAACCACACATTGAAATAGCTCCTAATTGTCCTCGTTGCGCTTCATCAAACACCAAATTCTGTTACTACAACAATTACAGCTTGTCCCAGCCACGGTATTTTTGCAAAGGTTGTAGACGTTATTGGACCAAAGGTGGCTCTCTTCGGAATGTTCCTGTTGGTGGTGGCTGCCGCAAAAACCGTCGTGGAAAGGCGGTCAGAAATTCTCAGACTGACCGTCTTTCCGCGAATTATGGCTCTGCTGACGATGAAGATCATCAGCAAAACCAAAACAATGGTTCCCGCGATATAGATATGGCTGTTGTTTTCGCCAAATTCTTAAACCAAAATCCAAATAGTACTCATCATGGTGATGAGGAATTGGAAATTGAGAGTGAGGTTAATAATAATGGACTGTCTTCTTCTTCCAACAATATTAACAATTTGTCATCGACACCGGAAAGCGTTGAAACGGAGAATGATGCAGTGGTCCAGCCTCATAAACCTTTTGATGAGGTTCAGAATTATGGAGGTGAACATGAGTTGAGTTTGAGTGGGATTGAATATGATCAGTTTGAAGGGTTTCTAGGTGTTGATGAAGATGTGGTACAAGATGTTCTATGGCCTGATTCTAAtgctatgaatatgatgatgtcATCTTCTTCCAATAATTATACATGGCAACAACCACCACCAATGATGCAAATGGAGTTACCAGGAGAGTTGGAATTGGAATACTCAATGCCATTGCCATTGCCCTTGAATAATGAGAATGGTACTATTAATTCCAATTCTACTACTAGTGTCAATTTAATAAGTGAAAGTTGGAATTCTTGGGATTCTTTTGATCTTTCAACTATGGAAGTCTTCTCTTCAAGTTCAAGACCTTAA